From Streptomyces sp. TLI_235, a single genomic window includes:
- a CDS encoding AsnC family transcriptional regulator has protein sequence MVQAYILIQTEVGKATAVAESIAKIQGVVQAEDVTGPYDVIVRAEAESIDDLGRLVVAQVQQIDGITRTLTCPVVRL, from the coding sequence GTGGTACAGGCGTACATCCTGATCCAGACCGAGGTGGGCAAGGCCACCGCGGTCGCCGAGTCCATCGCGAAGATCCAAGGCGTCGTCCAGGCCGAGGACGTCACCGGCCCGTACGACGTGATCGTGCGCGCCGAGGCCGAGTCCATCGACGACCTGGGTCGGCTGGTGGTCGCCCAGGTGCAGCAGATCGACGGCATCACGCGCACGCTGACCTGTCCGGTGGTCCGCCTGTAG
- a CDS encoding glycerol 3-phosphate dehydrogenase (NAD(P)+), translated as MTRCAVFGTGSWGTAFAMVLADAGCEVVLWGRRKELVETIDRTHENPDYLPGIRLPDAVRATADAAEALAGADFAVLAVPSQTLRANLAGWAPLIEPQTVLVSLMKGIELGTAERMSEVIREVAGVGPERVAVVSGPNLAMEIARRQPAASVVACTDEAVAQRFQKACHTPYFRPYTNTDVVGCELGGAVKNVIGLAVGMAAGMGLGDNTKATLITRGLAETTRLGLALGADAHTFAGLAGMGDLVATCSSPLSRNNTFGMNLGRGMTLEETVAATKQTAEGVKSCESVLDLARRNGVDMPLVQAVVDVVHNGRPTQEVLAGLMARSAKPERR; from the coding sequence GTGACCCGCTGCGCCGTCTTCGGCACCGGTTCCTGGGGCACCGCCTTCGCGATGGTGCTCGCCGACGCCGGCTGCGAGGTCGTGCTCTGGGGGCGCCGCAAGGAGCTCGTCGAGACGATCGACCGCACCCACGAGAACCCGGACTACCTGCCGGGCATCCGCCTGCCGGACGCGGTGCGGGCCACCGCCGACGCCGCCGAGGCCCTCGCCGGCGCCGACTTCGCGGTGCTCGCGGTGCCCTCGCAGACGCTGCGCGCCAATCTGGCCGGCTGGGCGCCGCTGATCGAGCCGCAGACCGTCCTGGTCAGTCTGATGAAGGGCATCGAACTCGGCACCGCCGAGCGGATGAGCGAGGTCATCCGGGAGGTCGCCGGGGTCGGCCCGGAGCGCGTCGCGGTGGTCTCCGGCCCCAACCTGGCGATGGAGATCGCCCGCCGGCAGCCCGCGGCCAGCGTGGTCGCCTGCACCGACGAGGCGGTCGCCCAGCGCTTCCAGAAGGCCTGCCACACCCCCTACTTCCGGCCCTACACCAACACCGACGTGGTCGGCTGCGAGCTCGGCGGCGCGGTGAAGAACGTGATCGGCCTGGCCGTCGGCATGGCCGCCGGCATGGGCCTGGGCGACAACACCAAGGCCACCCTGATCACCCGGGGCCTCGCCGAGACGACCCGGCTCGGCCTCGCGCTCGGCGCGGACGCGCACACCTTCGCGGGCCTCGCCGGCATGGGCGACCTGGTCGCCACCTGCTCCTCGCCGCTGTCGCGCAACAACACCTTCGGCATGAACCTCGGCCGGGGCATGACCCTGGAGGAGACGGTCGCGGCGACCAAGCAGACCGCGGAGGGCGTGAAGTCCTGCGAGTCGGTGCTCGACCTGGCCCGGCGCAACGGCGTCGACATGCCGCTCGTGCAGGCCGTGGTGGACGTGGTGCACAACGGCCGCCCCACCCAAGAGGTGCTCGCCGGACTCATGGCGCGCTCGGCGAAGCCGGAGCGACGGTGA
- a CDS encoding 3-isopropylmalate dehydratase small subunit, which produces MEKFTTHTGRAVPLRRSNVDTDQIIPAHWLKKVTRSGFEDGLFEAWRKDESFVLNRPERQGASVLVAGPEFGTGSSREHAVWALQNYGFQAVISSRFADIFRGNSLKNGLLTVVLPQETVERLWELVEADPAAEITVDLEAREVRAEGVTASFELDDNVRWRLLNGLDDISITLQNEADIAAFEATRPSFKPRTLPVA; this is translated from the coding sequence ATGGAGAAGTTCACCACCCACACCGGCCGCGCCGTCCCGCTGCGCCGCTCCAACGTGGACACCGACCAGATCATCCCGGCGCACTGGCTGAAGAAGGTCACCCGGTCGGGCTTCGAGGACGGCCTGTTCGAGGCCTGGCGCAAGGACGAGTCCTTCGTCCTCAACCGCCCGGAGCGGCAGGGCGCCAGCGTGCTGGTGGCCGGCCCGGAGTTCGGCACCGGCTCGTCCCGCGAGCACGCCGTCTGGGCGCTGCAGAACTACGGCTTCCAGGCGGTGATCTCCTCCCGCTTCGCCGACATCTTCCGCGGCAACTCGCTGAAGAACGGCCTGCTGACGGTCGTCCTCCCGCAGGAGACCGTCGAGCGGCTCTGGGAGCTCGTCGAGGCCGACCCGGCCGCCGAGATCACCGTCGACCTGGAGGCCCGGGAGGTCCGGGCGGAGGGCGTCACGGCCTCCTTCGAGCTCGACGACAACGTCCGCTGGCGCCTGCTGAACGGGCTGGACGACATCAGCATCACGCTGCAGAACGAGGCCGACATCGCCGCCTTCGAAGCGACCCGCCCCTCGTTCAAGCCGCGCACGCTGCCGGTGGCCTGA
- a CDS encoding D-alanine--D-alanine ligase → MSIEQTSPNQPGAKARVAIVFGGRSSEHAISVVTAGSVLKAIDRSKYEVLPIGITHEGRWALVGDEPARMAITDGELPDVSQVAENVEGQVALPVSPGSREVVLSEPGSTPKALGEVDVVLPLLHGPWGEDGTLQGLLELSGVPFVGSGVLASAVGMDKEFTKRVLASHGIGVGDWTVVRPREWETEEGRAAARERIAALGLPLFVKPCRAGSSIGISKVKDLADLDAAIEQARSHDPKVIVERGVEGREIECAVLEFEDGPRASVPAEILVGGDFEFYDFEAKYIDSSDVEIPAKLTAEETAEIRRQAVAAFEALGCEGLARVDFFLLDDGSWIVNEINTMPGFTPISAYPKMWEASGVPYPELIDRLLQAALRRSTGLR, encoded by the coding sequence ATGAGCATCGAACAGACCTCCCCGAACCAGCCCGGTGCCAAGGCCCGGGTCGCGATCGTCTTCGGCGGCCGCAGCTCCGAGCACGCGATCTCGGTCGTCACGGCCGGCAGCGTGCTCAAGGCGATCGACCGGAGCAAGTACGAGGTGCTGCCCATCGGCATCACCCACGAGGGCCGCTGGGCACTGGTCGGCGACGAGCCGGCCAGGATGGCCATCACCGACGGCGAGCTGCCCGACGTCTCCCAGGTCGCCGAGAACGTCGAGGGCCAGGTCGCGCTGCCGGTGTCACCGGGCAGCCGCGAGGTCGTCCTCAGCGAGCCCGGGAGCACCCCGAAGGCGCTCGGCGAGGTCGACGTGGTGCTGCCGCTGCTGCACGGCCCGTGGGGCGAGGACGGCACGCTGCAGGGCCTGTTGGAGCTCTCCGGGGTGCCCTTCGTCGGCTCCGGCGTGCTGGCCAGCGCGGTCGGCATGGACAAGGAGTTCACCAAGCGCGTGCTGGCCTCGCACGGCATCGGCGTCGGCGACTGGACGGTCGTCCGCCCGCGCGAGTGGGAGACCGAGGAGGGCCGCGCCGCCGCCCGCGAGCGGATCGCCGCGCTCGGCCTGCCGCTGTTCGTGAAGCCCTGCCGGGCCGGCTCGTCCATCGGCATCAGCAAGGTCAAGGACCTCGCCGACCTCGACGCCGCGATCGAGCAGGCCCGCAGCCACGACCCCAAGGTCATCGTCGAGCGGGGCGTCGAGGGCCGCGAGATCGAGTGCGCCGTCCTGGAGTTCGAGGACGGCCCGCGCGCCAGCGTGCCCGCCGAGATCCTCGTCGGCGGCGACTTCGAGTTCTACGACTTCGAGGCCAAGTACATCGACTCCTCGGACGTCGAGATCCCGGCGAAGCTCACCGCCGAGGAGACCGCCGAGATCCGCCGCCAGGCCGTCGCGGCCTTCGAGGCGCTCGGCTGCGAGGGCCTCGCCCGGGTCGACTTCTTCCTGCTGGACGACGGCAGCTGGATCGTCAACGAGATCAACACCATGCCCGGCTTCACCCCCATCTCGGCCTACCCGAAGATGTGGGAGGCCAGCGGGGTGCCCTACCCGGAGCTGATCGACCGTCTGCTGCAGGCCGCGCTGCGCCGCTCCACCGGCCTGCGGTAA
- a CDS encoding 1-acyl-sn-glycerol-3-phosphate acyltransferase, whose protein sequence is MARRSYARFGNADYGIWYRFAAVLVKPVTNALAKTEWSGWENLPKEGGFIAAVNHNSVIDPVFYAHWQYNSGRPPRILGKSQLFSVPFIGFMLRKTGQIPVFRESTDAAEAFRAAIDAINGGQCVQFYPEGTLTRDPDLWPMTGKSGAARVALMTGAPVIPVAHWGAHEIIPPYGRGGKGKYHLFPRHTVRVAAGPPVDLSKYQGQELTAQVLRDATADIMAAITAVLEGIRGEQAPAERYDMRKAARERAAAAAAKGDRARKGGAA, encoded by the coding sequence GTGGCCCGCCGCTCGTACGCCAGGTTCGGCAACGCCGACTACGGGATCTGGTACCGCTTCGCGGCGGTCCTCGTGAAGCCGGTGACCAACGCGCTGGCGAAGACCGAATGGAGCGGCTGGGAGAACCTGCCGAAGGAGGGCGGCTTCATCGCGGCCGTCAACCACAACTCGGTCATCGACCCGGTTTTCTACGCGCACTGGCAGTACAACAGCGGCCGCCCGCCGCGGATACTCGGCAAGTCCCAGCTGTTCTCGGTGCCGTTCATCGGCTTCATGCTGCGCAAGACCGGCCAGATCCCGGTGTTCCGGGAGTCCACCGACGCCGCCGAGGCGTTCCGCGCCGCCATCGACGCCATCAACGGCGGCCAGTGCGTGCAGTTCTACCCGGAGGGCACGCTCACCCGGGATCCGGACCTGTGGCCGATGACCGGCAAGAGCGGCGCCGCCCGCGTCGCGCTGATGACCGGCGCGCCGGTGATCCCGGTGGCCCACTGGGGCGCCCACGAGATCATCCCGCCGTACGGCCGCGGCGGTAAGGGCAAGTACCACCTCTTCCCGCGGCACACGGTGAGGGTCGCCGCCGGCCCGCCGGTCGACCTGAGCAAGTACCAGGGCCAGGAGCTCACCGCCCAGGTGCTCAGGGACGCCACCGCGGACATCATGGCGGCCATCACCGCCGTCCTGGAGGGGATCCGCGGCGAGCAGGCCCCGGCCGAGCGCTACGACATGCGCAAGGCCGCACGCGAGCGCGCCGCCGCCGCGGCCGCCAAGGGCGACCGGGCCCGCAAGGGCGGTGCCGCGTGA
- a CDS encoding hydroxymethylpyrimidine/phosphomethylpyrimidine kinase codes for MVSTDQSPLPAAGSAAPPRVLTVAGSDSGGGAGIQADLKAMLALGVHGMSVITAVTAQNSLGVQGYWELPAEAVRAQFRSVVDDIGVQAVKTGMLASVELVETVSELLAGVGAPVVVDPVGVSKHGDALLAAEAVATVRERLLPLATLATPNLHEVAQLTGVVVEDEKDLPAAAEAVLALGPRWALIKGGHLAGEAVDLLAGADGERHWYRAPRYDNRHTHGTGCTLASAIAAELAKGSAMPEAVGAAKEYVTGAIAAGFALGAGIGPVDHAWRIRG; via the coding sequence ATGGTTTCGACTGATCAGTCCCCGCTGCCCGCCGCCGGCTCCGCCGCCCCGCCCCGTGTACTCACCGTGGCCGGGTCGGACAGCGGCGGCGGCGCCGGCATCCAGGCCGACCTCAAGGCGATGCTCGCGCTCGGCGTGCACGGCATGAGCGTGATCACCGCCGTCACCGCGCAGAACTCGCTGGGCGTCCAGGGCTACTGGGAGCTGCCCGCGGAGGCCGTCCGGGCACAGTTCCGCAGCGTGGTCGACGACATCGGCGTCCAGGCGGTGAAGACCGGCATGCTCGCCTCGGTCGAGCTGGTCGAGACCGTCTCCGAGCTCCTCGCCGGCGTCGGCGCGCCGGTCGTGGTCGACCCGGTCGGCGTCTCCAAGCACGGGGACGCGCTGCTCGCCGCCGAGGCCGTCGCCACCGTCCGCGAGCGCCTGCTGCCGCTCGCCACCCTCGCCACCCCCAACCTGCACGAGGTGGCGCAGCTCACCGGGGTGGTCGTCGAGGACGAGAAGGACCTGCCCGCCGCCGCCGAGGCCGTGCTCGCCCTCGGCCCGCGCTGGGCCCTGATCAAGGGCGGCCACCTGGCCGGCGAGGCCGTCGACCTGCTGGCCGGCGCCGACGGCGAGCGCCACTGGTACCGCGCGCCCCGCTACGACAACCGGCACACCCACGGCACCGGCTGCACCCTGGCCAGCGCGATCGCCGCCGAACTCGCCAAGGGCAGCGCCATGCCCGAGGCCGTCGGCGCCGCCAAGGAGTACGTCACCGGCGCGATCGCTGCCGGCTTCGCGCTCGGCGCCGGGATCGGCCCGGTCGACCACGCCTGGCGCATCCGCGGCTGA
- a CDS encoding thiamine-phosphate kinase, whose protein sequence is MQGTVGELGEFGLIRELTARLTPTPAVDLGPGDDAAVVKAPDGRVVATTDVLIEGRHFRRDWSTAYDVGRKSAAQNLADVAAMGAVPTAILLGFVAPADLPATWATELMDGLRDECTVAGAAVVGGDVVRGDAVTLAITALGDLQGRRPVLRSGAQVGDVVAVAGWLGWSAAGLTVLQRGFRSPRAFVEAHRRPEPPYHAGPAAADLGATSMVDVSDGLVADLGHVAAASGVDIDLRAADFDVPAQMADIGQAVGVDPLLWVLSGGEDHAIVATFPKSVQLPARWRVVGEVVRAVRPGRSGRVTVDGAPWERVGGWDHFAAE, encoded by the coding sequence ATGCAGGGGACCGTGGGCGAGCTCGGCGAGTTCGGACTCATCAGGGAGCTCACCGCCCGGCTCACGCCGACACCGGCCGTCGACCTCGGCCCCGGGGACGACGCGGCCGTGGTGAAGGCCCCCGACGGCCGGGTGGTGGCCACCACCGACGTGCTGATCGAGGGCCGGCACTTCCGCCGGGACTGGTCCACCGCCTACGACGTGGGCCGCAAGTCGGCCGCGCAGAACCTCGCCGACGTGGCCGCGATGGGGGCCGTGCCCACCGCCATCCTGCTGGGCTTCGTCGCCCCGGCCGACCTGCCCGCCACCTGGGCCACCGAGCTGATGGACGGGCTGCGCGACGAGTGCACGGTGGCCGGCGCCGCCGTCGTCGGCGGCGACGTGGTGCGCGGCGACGCGGTCACCCTCGCCATCACGGCCCTCGGCGACCTGCAGGGCCGCCGCCCGGTGCTGCGCTCCGGCGCGCAGGTCGGCGACGTCGTCGCCGTCGCCGGCTGGCTGGGCTGGTCCGCGGCCGGGCTCACCGTCCTCCAGCGCGGCTTCCGCTCGCCGCGGGCGTTCGTCGAGGCGCACCGCCGCCCCGAACCGCCGTACCACGCCGGCCCGGCCGCGGCCGACCTCGGCGCCACCTCGATGGTCGACGTCAGCGACGGCCTGGTGGCCGACCTCGGGCACGTGGCCGCCGCCAGCGGGGTGGACATCGACCTGCGTGCCGCCGACTTCGACGTCCCCGCGCAGATGGCCGACATCGGGCAGGCGGTGGGCGTCGACCCGCTGCTGTGGGTGCTCTCCGGCGGCGAGGACCACGCCATCGTGGCGACCTTCCCCAAGAGCGTGCAGCTGCCCGCCCGCTGGCGGGTGGTCGGCGAGGTCGTGCGCGCCGTCCGCCCCGGCCGCTCCGGCCGGGTGACCGTGGACGGCGCCCCCTGGGAGCGGGTCGGCGGCTGGGACCACTTCGCGGCCGAGTGA
- a CDS encoding 3-isopropylmalate dehydratase large subunit, which yields MGRTLAEKVWDDHVVRRAEGEPDLLFIDLHLLHEVTSPQAFDGLRLAGRKVRRTDLTIATEDHNTPTLDIDKPIADPVSKIQLETLRKNAAEFGVRIHSLGDVEQGVVHVVGPQLGLTQPGTTVVCGDSHTSTHGAFGALAFGIGTSQVEHVLATQTLPLAPFKTMAITVEGELPDGVTAKDLILAIITKIGTGGGQGYVLEYRGSAIRSLSMEARMTICNMSIEAGARAGMIAPDDTTFAYLEGRPHAPQGEDWDAAVAYWRTLATDEDAVFDAEVFIDANSLTPFVTWGTNPGQGAPLGANVPDPASFEDPQERIAAENALKYMGLEAGTPLREVSVDAVFVGSCTNGRIEDLRAAADILDGRQVADGVRMLVVPGSVRVALQAVEEGLDKVFTAAGAEWRHAGCSMCLGMNPDQLAPGERCASTSNRNFEGRQGKGGRTHLVSPQVAAATAVLGRLASPADLSDPVAVEA from the coding sequence ATGGGACGGACACTCGCAGAGAAGGTCTGGGACGACCACGTCGTCCGGCGCGCCGAGGGCGAGCCCGACCTCCTCTTCATCGACCTGCACCTGCTGCACGAGGTCACCAGCCCGCAGGCCTTCGACGGTCTCCGGCTGGCCGGCCGCAAGGTCCGCCGGACCGATCTGACGATCGCGACCGAGGACCACAACACCCCGACCCTGGACATCGACAAGCCGATCGCCGACCCCGTCTCCAAGATCCAGTTGGAGACGCTGCGCAAGAACGCCGCCGAGTTCGGCGTGCGCATCCACTCGCTGGGCGACGTCGAGCAGGGCGTCGTGCACGTGGTCGGCCCGCAGCTCGGCCTGACCCAGCCCGGTACGACCGTGGTCTGCGGCGACTCCCACACCTCCACCCACGGCGCCTTCGGCGCGCTGGCGTTCGGCATCGGCACCAGCCAGGTCGAGCACGTGCTGGCCACCCAGACGCTGCCGCTGGCCCCGTTCAAGACCATGGCCATCACCGTCGAGGGCGAACTCCCCGACGGCGTCACCGCCAAGGACCTGATCCTGGCCATCATCACCAAGATCGGCACCGGTGGCGGCCAGGGCTACGTCCTGGAGTACCGCGGCTCCGCCATCCGCAGCCTCTCCATGGAGGCCCGGATGACCATCTGCAACATGTCCATCGAGGCGGGCGCCCGGGCCGGCATGATCGCCCCCGACGACACCACCTTCGCGTACCTCGAAGGCCGCCCGCACGCGCCGCAGGGCGAGGACTGGGACGCCGCCGTCGCGTACTGGCGCACCCTCGCCACCGACGAGGACGCGGTCTTCGACGCCGAGGTCTTCATCGACGCCAACTCGCTGACCCCGTTCGTCACCTGGGGCACCAACCCGGGCCAGGGCGCCCCGCTCGGCGCCAACGTGCCGGACCCGGCCTCCTTCGAGGACCCACAGGAGCGCATCGCCGCCGAGAACGCCCTGAAGTACATGGGCCTGGAGGCCGGCACCCCGCTGCGCGAGGTCTCCGTCGACGCCGTCTTCGTCGGCTCCTGCACCAACGGCCGGATCGAGGACCTGCGCGCCGCCGCCGACATCCTCGACGGCCGCCAGGTCGCCGACGGCGTGCGGATGCTGGTCGTCCCCGGCTCGGTCCGGGTCGCCCTGCAGGCCGTCGAGGAGGGCCTGGACAAGGTCTTCACCGCGGCCGGTGCCGAATGGCGCCACGCGGGCTGCTCGATGTGCCTCGGCATGAACCCGGACCAGCTGGCCCCCGGAGAGCGCTGCGCTTCGACCTCGAACCGCAACTTCGAGGGCCGCCAGGGCAAGGGCGGCCGCACCCACCTGGTGTCGCCGCAGGTCGCCGCCGCGACCGCCGTGCTGGGCCGGCTGGCCTCGCCCGCAGACCTGTCCGACCCCGTCGCCGTGGAGGCCTGA
- a CDS encoding 2-phospho-L-lactate guanylyltransferase → MAPMTEDTVRPAGGPPLPPARALWSLVLPVKPPAVAKSRLEPFAGPHRPRLALAFALDTVRAALACQAVARVLVVTRDAGAAAQLARLGALVVPDEPGGGLNAALAHGAARAAALAPHAPVAALSADLPALRPAELARVLAAVPPGGRAFLADAPGLGTTLLAAPRGAELRPAFGDGSRLRHALGGARELELADVASVRRDVDTGADLREALALGVGPRTAAAAASLV, encoded by the coding sequence ATGGCGCCGATGACCGAGGACACCGTACGCCCCGCCGGCGGTCCGCCGCTGCCACCGGCCCGCGCCCTGTGGTCGCTGGTGCTGCCGGTGAAGCCGCCCGCAGTGGCCAAGAGCCGGCTGGAGCCGTTCGCCGGGCCGCACCGGCCGCGGCTGGCACTGGCCTTCGCGCTGGACACCGTCCGGGCCGCACTGGCCTGCCAGGCGGTGGCCCGGGTACTGGTGGTGACCCGGGACGCCGGTGCTGCCGCGCAACTCGCTCGCCTCGGCGCGCTCGTGGTGCCGGACGAGCCCGGCGGCGGCCTCAACGCCGCCCTGGCGCACGGCGCCGCGCGCGCCGCGGCGCTCGCGCCGCACGCCCCGGTGGCCGCGCTCTCCGCCGACCTGCCGGCCCTGCGGCCGGCCGAACTCGCCCGTGTGCTGGCCGCGGTGCCGCCCGGCGGCCGGGCCTTCCTCGCGGACGCACCGGGCCTCGGCACCACGCTGCTGGCCGCACCGCGCGGGGCGGAGCTGCGGCCCGCCTTCGGGGACGGCTCGCGGCTGCGGCACGCCCTGGGCGGGGCACGGGAGCTGGAGTTGGCGGACGTCGCCTCGGTGCGGCGGGACGTGGACACCGGGGCGGATCTGCGCGAGGCGCTGGCCCTCGGTGTGGGGCCGCGGACGGCCGCCGCGGCGGCCTCGCTGGTGTGA
- a CDS encoding DNA-binding protein HU-beta, producing the protein MNKAQLVEAVAEQLGGRKAAAEAVDAVLDTMVRAVVAGDRVSVTGFGTFEKVERSARFARNPQTGERVKVKKTSVPRFRPGQGFKDLVSGSKKLPKEGPSVKKAPKGSLTPGKSGATTAAAKRAATKRVAAAAGTAAAATKKTAAKKTTTTTRTTAAAKKTTATAKKAAPAKTTAAAKKTTATAKKAAPAKTAAAAAKKTTTTAAAKKTTATAKKTAPAKKTTTRKTTARKTAAK; encoded by the coding sequence GTGAACAAGGCTCAGCTTGTCGAAGCGGTGGCCGAGCAGCTGGGCGGTCGCAAGGCTGCCGCAGAGGCCGTCGACGCAGTGCTCGACACCATGGTGCGTGCCGTCGTGGCGGGTGACCGCGTCTCGGTCACCGGCTTCGGCACCTTCGAAAAGGTGGAGCGCTCCGCGCGCTTCGCCCGCAACCCGCAGACCGGTGAGCGCGTCAAGGTCAAGAAGACCTCGGTCCCGCGTTTCCGCCCCGGCCAGGGCTTCAAGGACCTCGTCAGCGGCTCCAAGAAGCTGCCGAAGGAAGGCCCCTCGGTCAAGAAGGCCCCCAAGGGCTCGCTCACCCCGGGCAAGAGCGGTGCCACCACGGCCGCCGCCAAGCGCGCTGCCACCAAGCGCGTCGCGGCCGCCGCCGGCACCGCAGCCGCGGCCACCAAGAAGACGGCCGCGAAGAAGACCACCACCACCACCCGCACCACCGCGGCGGCGAAGAAGACCACCGCGACGGCCAAGAAGGCGGCTCCGGCCAAGACCACCGCGGCGGCGAAGAAGACCACCGCGACGGCCAAGAAGGCGGCTCCCGCGAAGACCGCGGCCGCGGCGGCCAAGAAGACCACCACCACCGCCGCCGCCAAGAAGACCACCGCGACGGCCAAGAAGACCGCCCCGGCGAAGAAGACCACGACGCGCAAGACCACCGCGCGCAAGACCGCCGCCAAGTAG
- a CDS encoding LSU ribosomal protein L28P, which yields MAANCDVCGKGPGFGNSISHSHRRTPRRWNPNIQTVRAVIGRTPKRLNVCTSCIKAGKVSR from the coding sequence GTGGCTGCCAACTGCGACGTCTGCGGCAAGGGGCCGGGCTTCGGCAACAGCATCTCCCACTCGCACCGCCGTACCCCCCGTCGTTGGAACCCCAACATTCAGACGGTGCGCGCTGTGATTGGGCGGACGCCGAAGCGGCTCAACGTCTGCACCTCGTGCATCAAGGCCGGTAAGGTCTCGCGCTGA
- a CDS encoding hypothetical protein (manually curated) translates to MAERLKQAHARVSALNVSAEAKTALTRQLLIVTETAKRDLPGAARRLSRFVQDLDAGRPPLG, encoded by the coding sequence GTGGCCGAGCGGTTGAAGCAAGCCCACGCTCGCGTATCTGCGCTGAACGTGTCAGCGGAAGCAAAGACCGCTCTCACCCGTCAACTGCTGATCGTCACGGAGACCGCCAAGCGCGATCTCCCGGGGGCGGCCCGGCGGTTGAGTCGCTTTGTGCAGGACCTCGACGCGGGGCGCCCACCGCTCGGCTGA
- a CDS encoding 6-phosphofructokinase 1: MRIGVLTSGGDCPGLNAVIRSIVHRGTDVHGDEILGIEDGFLGLIEGRARPVSHDDVTGLLTLGGTILGSARVHRDRIERAVRECRELAAHLDIDALITIGGEGTLTAAGMFSDAGLPVVGVPKTIDNDIDATDVTFGFDTAVHVATEAIDRLKTTAESHQRVMVVELMGRHTGWITLTAGMAGGAHGILIPEKPFDIEAVARMVEERFRRGKKFAIIAVAEGARPAPGTLRFDHGGLDQYGHQTFGGIGNKLARELEGILGTEARPVILGHTQRGGCPTARDRALATRFGWHAVEAVHKGAFGHFTALRGTEVELLPIADGVRELRTVPEDRWLESEAVL; encoded by the coding sequence ATGCGTATCGGCGTCCTCACCAGCGGCGGCGACTGCCCCGGCCTCAACGCGGTCATCCGCTCGATCGTGCACCGCGGCACCGATGTGCACGGCGACGAGATCCTCGGCATCGAGGACGGCTTCCTCGGCCTGATCGAGGGCCGGGCCCGGCCGGTCTCGCACGACGACGTGACCGGTCTGCTCACCCTCGGCGGCACCATCCTCGGCTCCGCGCGCGTCCACCGGGACCGGATCGAACGGGCCGTCCGGGAATGCCGGGAGCTCGCGGCACACCTCGACATCGACGCCCTGATCACCATCGGCGGCGAGGGCACGCTGACCGCCGCCGGCATGTTCAGCGACGCCGGGCTGCCCGTGGTCGGCGTGCCCAAGACCATCGACAACGACATCGACGCCACCGACGTCACCTTCGGCTTCGACACCGCCGTGCACGTCGCCACCGAGGCGATCGACCGGCTGAAGACCACCGCCGAGTCGCACCAGCGGGTGATGGTGGTGGAGCTGATGGGACGGCACACCGGCTGGATCACCCTCACCGCGGGCATGGCCGGCGGCGCGCACGGCATCCTCATCCCGGAGAAACCCTTCGACATCGAGGCCGTCGCGCGGATGGTCGAGGAGCGGTTCCGGCGCGGCAAGAAGTTCGCCATCATCGCCGTCGCCGAGGGCGCCCGGCCGGCACCCGGCACGCTCCGCTTCGACCACGGCGGCCTCGACCAGTACGGCCACCAGACGTTCGGCGGGATCGGCAACAAGCTGGCCCGCGAGCTGGAGGGGATCCTCGGCACCGAGGCCCGGCCGGTGATCCTCGGCCACACCCAGCGCGGCGGCTGCCCGACCGCGCGGGACCGGGCGCTCGCCACCCGGTTCGGCTGGCACGCCGTCGAGGCCGTCCACAAGGGCGCCTTCGGGCACTTCACCGCGCTGCGCGGCACCGAGGTGGAGCTGCTGCCCATCGCCGACGGCGTCCGCGAGCTGAGGACGGTGCCCGAGGACCGCTGGCTGGAGTCGGAGGCGGTGCTCTGA